The nucleotide window GCGCGCCGCCCATGCCGCCGAGGCCGGCCGTGACCGTGATCGTGCCCTCGAGGCTCCCGCCGAAGCGCTGGCGCGCGGCGGCGGCGAACGTCTCGTAGGTGCCCTGGAGGATTCCCTGGGTGCCGATGTAGATCCAGCTCCCGGCCGTCATCTGGCCGAACATCATCAGGCCCGCCCTGTCGAGCTCGTCGAAGTGCTCCCACGTCGCCCACCTCGGCACGAGGTTGCTGTTCGCGATGATCACCCGGGGCGACTGGGGGAACGTCCTGAACACGCCCACGGGCCGGCCCGACTGCACGAGCAGCGTCTCGTCGTCCTCGAGCCTGTCGAGGGTGGCGACGATGCGGTGGAAGTCCTCCCACGTGCGCGCGGCCTTGCCGCGCCCGCCGTAGACGATGAGTTCCTCGGGCTTCTCGGCGACCTCGGGGTCGAGGTTGTTCATCAGCATCCGCTTCGCCGCCTCCTGGATCCAGCCCTTGGCGGTCCTCTGGGCGCCCCTCGGTGCTCTTACGGTCACTGTCTTCTCGCTCATGCTCGTCCTCGTCTCGGCGCCCGCGGCGGCTACGCGCCGAGGTACGCCTTCCTCACTCCTTCGTCGCGCTTGAGGCTCTCCGCGTCCCCCTCGAGGATGATGCTGCCCGTCTGCATCACGTAGGCCCTGTCGGCGATGTCCAGGACCTTGGTGTTCTGCTCCACGAGCAGTATCGGCAGCCCCGCGTCGGCCAGCCGACGCAGCACGGCGAAGAGCTCCGCGACCAGCATCGGCATCAGCCCCGTCGACATCTCGTCCACCAGGAGGAGCTCGGGCTCCTTGGCGAGCGCGCGGGCCAGGGCCAGCATCTGACGCTGCCCCCCGGACAGGGTCCGGGCGAGCTGGTGCCGCCGCTCCGCCAGGATCGGGAAGACCTCGTGCACGCGCCTGAGCCCCTCCGCCGTGGGCCTCGCGACCTCGAGGTTCTCCGCGACGGTGAGGTCCCCGAAGACGCGCCCGCGCTCCGGGACGACGCCGAGCCCCGCCCTGCTCCGCGACCAGGGGGCGAGCGCCGTCACGTCGCGCCCCTTGAACGCGATCGACCCGCTCGTCGGCTTGAGCCAACCGACCAGCGCCGCGACGAGCGTGGACTTGCCGGCGCCGTTGGCGCCCAGCAGCACCACCAGCTCGCCCCGGCCCACGTGCAGGTCCACGTCGTGCAGGACCTTGAGGCGGCCGTAGCCGCAGCTCACGCCCCGGGCCTCCAGCAGCGCGCTCACAGCGGCTCCTCGCCGAGGTAGGCGGCGATCACGCGCTGGTCCTTCACGATCTCCTCCGGCGTGCCCTCGGCGATCAGCTCACCGGAGGCGAGGACGGCCACGCGGTCGCAGAGGCCGAGCGCGAAGCGCATGTTGTGCTCGACCAGCACGACGGCCTTCCCCGCGTCGGCGATGCGCCTTATCTCCGCGGCGAGCTCCTCGGCCTCCGCGTGGGTGAGGCCCGCTGCCGGCTCGTCGAGGAGCAGCACGCCGGCGCCGGTGGCGAGCGCCCTGCCGACCTCGAGCCTCCGGAGCAGGCCGGCGGGCAGCGCCTCGCTCCTCACGTCCGCCAGCTCGGCGAGGCCGACCTCCTCGACGACCTCCCGGGCCGCGCCGGCGCCGCGGGCGTTGGGGCGCCAGAACGCCCCGAGGCGCGGGTACTCGGGCGCGCCGATGCCGGCGAGCACGTTGCCCGCGACGGTCAGGGACTGGAACGGCCGCACGATCTGGAAGGTGCGCGCCACGCCGCGCGCGACGGTCGCGTGCGTCCGCAGGCGCTGGATCTCCTCGCCGCCCAGGACGACGCGCCCGCTGGTGAGGGGGACGGCGCCCACGATGGCGTTGAACAGCGTCGTCTTGCCGGCGCCGTTCGGGCCCAGCAGCCCCAGCACCTCCCCCGACCGCACCCTCAATGACACGCCGTTGAGGGCGCGCAGGCCGCCGAAGTCGACGGTCACGCCCTCGATGGCCAGCTCGGCGTGCGTCGTCCCGGCGGCGCGCCGCGGCACCCGGGCCGGGCGAGCGGCGGCGGGCGCCCTCCCGGCGGGCACCTGTCCCACCTCGGCGCGCCCGAGCCACCTGTCAAGCCTGCGCCCCAGCCACGAGTCGCGCCCCAGGACGCCCTGCGGCATGAAGACGATGCTCAGCAGGAGGAGCATCCCGTACGCGGCGAAGCGGTACTCGTTGAAGCCGCGCAGCACCTCGGGCAGCGTCTTGAGCACCACGGCGCCGAACACCGCCCCCCGCACCGTGCCCACGCCGCCGAAGATCAGCATGGACATCAGGGTCACCGACTCGAGGAAGCTGAAGCGGCCGGGGGACACGTTGCCCACGAACGGCGCGTAGAGCGCGCCGCCCACGCCGGCGATGGCGCCCGCCAGGGCGAAGGCGACGATCTTGTAGCGCGCGGGGTCGACCCCGACGGCGCTGGCCGCCTCCTCGTCGTCCCTGAGACCGATGAGGCCCAGGCCGCCCCAGGTGCGCGGCAGGCGGGACGTGAGGTACATGACCGCGGCGAGGACGACGAGGCAGAGGAGGAAGTACTCCCAGTTCTCCAGGGGCCGGCCGCCGAGGCTGGGCTGGGGGATCCCCACGATCCCCAGGGTCCCGCCGAGGAAGTCGGTGTACGCCACCACGCCTATGAAGATGAAGTTGATGCCGATCGTCACGAGGACGAGGAAGTCGTGCTTGACGCGCAGGCTGGGCAGCCCGATGACGGCCCCGACCGCC belongs to Trueperaceae bacterium and includes:
- a CDS encoding ABC transporter ATP-binding protein; this encodes MSALLEARGVSCGYGRLKVLHDVDLHVGRGELVVLLGANGAGKSTLVAALVGWLKPTSGSIAFKGRDVTALAPWSRSRAGLGVVPERGRVFGDLTVAENLEVARPTAEGLRRVHEVFPILAERRHQLARTLSGGQRQMLALARALAKEPELLLVDEMSTGLMPMLVAELFAVLRRLADAGLPILLVEQNTKVLDIADRAYVMQTGSIILEGDAESLKRDEGVRKAYLGA
- a CDS encoding branched-chain amino acid ABC transporter ATP-binding protein/permease; the protein is MDYLFSIGIFAAIWAVLVLSLNVLLGYGGQVSLGHAALFGVGAYTAAVAATRYELGFLPALLAALVVTAAVGAVIGLPSLRVKHDFLVLVTIGINFIFIGVVAYTDFLGGTLGIVGIPQPSLGGRPLENWEYFLLCLVVLAAVMYLTSRLPRTWGGLGLIGLRDDEEAASAVGVDPARYKIVAFALAGAIAGVGGALYAPFVGNVSPGRFSFLESVTLMSMLIFGGVGTVRGAVFGAVVLKTLPEVLRGFNEYRFAAYGMLLLLSIVFMPQGVLGRDSWLGRRLDRWLGRAEVGQVPAGRAPAAARPARVPRRAAGTTHAELAIEGVTVDFGGLRALNGVSLRVRSGEVLGLLGPNGAGKTTLFNAIVGAVPLTSGRVVLGGEEIQRLRTHATVARGVARTFQIVRPFQSLTVAGNVLAGIGAPEYPRLGAFWRPNARGAGAAREVVEEVGLAELADVRSEALPAGLLRRLEVGRALATGAGVLLLDEPAAGLTHAEAEELAAEIRRIADAGKAVVLVEHNMRFALGLCDRVAVLASGELIAEGTPEEIVKDQRVIAAYLGEEPL